AGCCGCTCGAACGTGTTATGAAAATCAAACGCACCGCCCTCCTTGAACTCCATGACGCAGTCCAGTTCGCCGTGTTGTGAAGCTATACCACCGCCAGTGACTGGGTGAATAACGGCTTCCCACTTGTTTGCGCCAAACCAGGGTGCTGTGACACGCGAGTCGGCGACGTTGAGAATGGGGACGGCGAAGGACTGGAAGGTGGGTGTTGGAGAGACGGGGAGGTATATTATCTAAACGATACATCAGTACAGCTAGAAGGTGGCAGTACAGTGTGAGTGACGTACTCGTCGGTTTGTGAGGTACACGACACCTGACTTGCACTGCTGCGAGTACGTCTGGCTCGGCGGATGGTGATGACTTGTCTGCAGCGAAAGCGTCGTTCGCTGAGGGGACTGGTATAAGGTTTGCTCCCCAGGAAGAGGTGTGTATCCACCATTCTCGGCGACCATAACCCAGCTGCGCTTTCTATCAGCTTTGCTCGTCTTCATGTTCCCCATGCTTCTCGCTCAGGCTCGGTATCGGCTTGTGGGGTAGGACGAGAGGCAGCGATACCACCAACACCGGATTCAAGGCCTCCTCCTGCAGGACCACAGAGATATAAGGAACGGGGGGAGGCTTACTTAACCGACATATCGCTTGAGACACTCCGCTCGAATCCTGTTCGCGTTTGTGTAAGAACGGTTCGCGCGGTCGCTGTCAATGCACGCCCTCAGTCGCCGCCTGGACGCTAAGTGACTTTCCCTACCTTGCCGCCCGCAACTAATGAGGCGGGCCGACGTCCGTGTCGAATCACAGATTTGTTTGCGGCTCCAGCGCTGATGCGAATGCTCGATCTAGCGCGCTTTGCGGGGTGTTCGGTAGGGTTCTATGCGTGTCGCGGCTGCCTCGATAATTGTCTAAATGCTGTGAAACCGTTGTAAAGAGGGCCAGGTCACTGTTTGCAAGGGGTGGGAAAGTGGCCAAAGTTCATGCAGGATCCAGTGAAGGATTCGGCGATCGACTGTAGCTTTTATGTGGTCTTGTGAGCGGTTGCGTCACTTGGGTGTCTCTCCACTTGGAAGTCACGATGCGCTTACAGGATTCAGTATCCTCTCGTAAGCAAGGCGGCCTAACACGATACGTTTTTGAGAGGCTAGACGCGTACCTGCAGTAAGCTGACCGACTAATGATATATAGCAACACTGATTTTAGGTATCAGAAACCCTAGTGATGGCTCAACGCTCACAGAAACAATGCAAACACTCGCTATTGCAGTACCATGCAGCTGCGCGCTGAAAAGCAACCCCTGCCCCGTACCCATCTGATTACGCATACTAGTTACTGGTTATGCTCTGTAATGGTCCACCTCCTCTTAGGTCCACTCTCACGTTCAGTCACGCCAGCGAGCTTCGGTGGGCCCCAAAGACCTTGATGAGCGCTGGCCTGAGGTTTTGCTCCCCAAAGACCGCTGCCGGCAGGTTTGGATGTGCTATTCGTTCGGTTGAGAGTGCTTGGTGTTGGCAATGGTGCAATCGAGTCTCCGGATTCCCGTTCTTCATTGGTCGTTAACCTTGTCAGCTCGTTTTTTGTCTCGACCGCAGGTTTTGTGACAGGTTGACTGGTTGCAATACTCGATATTCTTGGCTTCGGCGCCGGTTGCTGGTTTGCAAAGTTGAGAACCATGTCGGCGCCCGGGCTTGCTCTACCGTCACTGGCTGTGTCTGACGCACCTATGCGAGGGCTGGACCACAAGCCGGTTGACGGCGAAGACACTCCACTGTCGTTAAGATTACTCGGGGTATATCGCGAGTTCGAGCCTGAGCTTGCTGTTCTTCGCACACCATTGGCATTACCAAGCCAGCTTCTGTAAGAGGCGTCAAGAGCAAAGGGAGAATCACTGGGAGTACTCATTCCAGATGAGCCTCCAGTGAATCGCCTTCTGTAGTTTCCAGTGGTTGGGCTGGCGTGAGCTGCGGGCGACTGAGCTGCCGATTCAGGCTGTGAGAGTGCCGCTGGGTTTGTGCCAGGTCGAAGGTGATCCACTGATGCGAGGAGCTTCATCTCGTATGTCTCTGACATGCCAGGGTCCGCCACTGATGGTCGCCGCTCAAAAGCAGTAGGAACAGAAGACTCTCGTGAGTGTTCCCGGCGCACTGCCATGGACAGAGAAGCAAGGCCAACGTCAATGAGAACTGGCTGGTTTTGAATAGCTCCAAGCAGAGCGTTACATCCTGCGCCATGGGTAATAAGAACGAGTACGAgttcctcctcttcgtcctCTGCCTTTCCGTTCAGCAGTGGAAGAGGGTTGACTGCAAAGTTCGTAACTTGAGGAGCAGATGGCCTCAGCTCTTCTGAAGCTTTTGGTCGGTCTGAGAAGGTAAAGCCTGGAAACTGGTCCTTTGGAGCTTTCGCCCCATGCTCCCTGTACCATTGCATCATACCAGTCAATCCTTTGCGAAACCGCTTGTGCATAGCACTCCACTCGTCGCCATATTCGCCGCCATCGCCCCATTCTTGCGGTGGCCGCATGCTATCCCACTGAAAATCGACTGTGACACATGCTTCTCTTGCATGCGCAACATATCCTCTCGGTATAGGGTCGGAGGGCGAAACTGAGTACGAAGGGGCGGGCGAGTTGTAGTTCTTCTTGACCATGTGACGTGTTTGTGGGTTGAGCGAAAGAAAGCCGCCTCTTGGTTTCGGTGCTTGGACTGCTCCACTGCTTAGACTGCCTGCACGGTCCCTAGCCGGTGGTAGGTTCTGCGCAAGGCTGCTCATACTGGGAAACGCTCCGTTGTCGATACTTGATCGAGCCGGAGTTGCTGCAGCCGCAGTCTTGCCTCCTCCTCCCCAACCACCAGGAAAGTGGCCTCTGCTGCTGTTTGCGTCCGGCTGGGCCTGCAAGTTGTCTCCTCTCCGCAACAAATCCGCCTTGGCGCCTGCAACCATCAGTGTGGAGTTTGGGGGTGGTGTAATGTCTTCGTAGTAATCGGGCGACAGCCATTCTCCGAGAAAGGCATCGATGCGCAAGAGAATCCTCTCCTCGCCCTTGCGTAGCTTCGAGTAGACTTCAAGGTGTGGATCTACCAACGGGTCAAGGTACGTGGGCTGGACCGAGGGCGATCGGGAACGTGGTGACCTCGATGACGATGACTTTGCCAACGGAGAGCTTGCCAGTACGCCGCTCCTTTCCTTGGACGGTCCCGGCACCCGTAGCTTTGGAGTCGTCTCCGGTTTGTACTGCGATATGCCTGCCGCGACTGCCGTACTCGTTTGAACACATCTCAAGAAGGGGCTCGAGTGTATGACGAtcttgcgcttcttcttcttcggccGAGTCGGGTGCGCCTTCGGGGTGTCCAGCGCGCTGAACTCAAGATGCGCCAGGTCCGCATTCGCTCCATGCCGGGCCGCCTCAGCCTCATCATGGTCTTGTTGGTGTAGTAGAGCTGCTATGCGCAGGCCGAGTGATTTGGCCTGTGACCAGCCGCCGTACGTGAGAGGCGGATCGTAGGGCGTCGGTGATGTAAGGTGCCACGACTTGTCCGAGGCGTCGAGACGAGCAGCGTGTCTGTGACAATGATCAGCTTTGCCTTGAGGAGAATGGCCTGTCGCAAAGGATCTGGGGAACGTACCTAGCAATGAAAACGGTCGCAGGACCCTTGGCCATGGCTGCGGAGCGCGGTAAGTTAGGCTAGTTGGAGCTATTCGAGCAACGAGGCTGGCGACGTTGGACCCTTACAACACCAGCAACGATTGTGATGAAACAAGCAAACCTCCCTTTCGTAAATCTACAAACAGACGATGTGGCAGGCCGCAGCGTGTCAAGTGCGGACAGGTAAGAAGCTGCCGCGAGATTGTTTGCGTTGCAGCTATGACACCATGGCGGACCTTCAATTAAGCTCCTCTTGGTGAGGGGTGGTAACACTGCCGCGCGACCTTCGTGACCTGACAAAGTGGTGCAACTACCCCTCAGATATCCTAACAAGCCGCAAAGCCTCTCGGCGCGTTCTTCATGCACGTGGCCGCAAGGGAAGTCGCTGTGTTCGTCCGCCCGCAGTCGGAGCGAGCAACCTGCACCTCGTGCAGGTGGGGCTAGAATCAAAGCTCAAAGGCTTGGTACGCAAGCATGTGATGTTTTTCTTCTCCTCTCCTGGACCCTGCGGTCGTTCAGCTTCTCTCGCGGATATCACGAGTCTGGCATCATCAAGATCTCAACCATGTTTGTATTTTCCAGTTTGAAACAGGCACAACAAACACCCTAGTCGCACCACGGTAGGTCTTGGCTGCATCACTGTTTCGGGGGAAGTTTTCCcgtaattaactagttttTGCATCGAGCAGGATCCGCATCCTCAGGTAGGAAGAGCTGACGACCTGATCTCATGAGAAAAGGCATTGGACAGCTACAAACAGAACAGTTGCTCTTCATTCAAGATAATCTCCGCCTGTCTCTTTGTGGATCACGTCGAACAGCGGCTTCGCACTGAACCAGCCAGCGCGCGGCGAGCCCACACTCTTGTATGTGAAGACGGCCTCTTCCTCGCCAATCTTGACCGTCTCTCCACCTCGCCCACCCGCCGCAGCGTCTGCCAGCATCTGCGCCTGGCAGCACTTGTCCAGCGATACGAACCAGAAGACCGCCTCCTCAACCGACTTCCCAACCGTCAACAGGCCGTGGTTGATCAACAATGCTGCCTTTTTGTCGCCGAGCGCCCGCGCAATGTTCTTGCCCTCCTCTTCAGCCAGCACAATACCATTGAAGCTCTCGTACAGTACGTGGTCGTTGTGAAACGCACACGAGTCCTGTGTGATGGTGTCGAGTTTACGGCCGAGCGAGCAGAAGGCACGACCATAGATCGAATGGCTATGGGCTGCTGCGAGGACATCAGGGCGTGCCGCATGGATCGCTGCATGGATCATATACGCCGCCGAATTAAGCAATCGGCATGGACCACCATCGATAACCTCACCTTCGTGGTTTACAAGGATTAGGTCGGATGCTTTGATCAAGCTGAAGGCGACACCAAAGGGGTTCACCCAAAATGTCGTAGGGTTGACTGGGTCCTGGCAAACGTCAGCATCCACGTTCCGTTCTGGCACACGTCAGGAAGACCTACACGCAGGGTAATGTGTCCAGCAACGCCCTCGTCATATCCATACTTGCCGAAAATACGGAAGGCAGCAGCCAGTCTCCCCTTGAGGTAGGCTCGCTCCTTGTATGGATCGTCGAACTTGGGTGGGCTGGGGATCTGAATGGCCTTCATCTTAGATTCCTTTTCGTTCAGACCTGGCTCGAGAGGAGCAGCATTGCTCGGCTTCGTTTCGCTGCCATGCTGGGGCTCGATTGCTGATGGAGGCGACATGATGTGGACCTGATTGTTTTGAAGCTCAGTGTGAGTAATAAGGGTTCAGTGAGTGAATCGATGTCGGAAGGAACAATCGTGGTAACAGACACAGCCGCCTAATATGACTCGCAAAGCAAGTCGCCATTGCCTCGGGATAACACGCTGCACGCCACCAAGCTGACTGTATCACGCACTGTGGTTGGCTGGGGCGCTAGATGTCGTGCATGATGCGGGGCGGATCGCGGGGCGAACGGTAGTTGCGACCGCCCTTTCGGAAGCGGCTCTGCACTTCGACCTCATTTTCTACCTCTTATTGATCTAAGAACGGTGTTGGGTAGCGCTTGCCCTGTCAGGAACGCGTATCGTTGGAAGCCCTACCGTCACTTCTGCCTTTACGTATTCTTTGCTGACACAGTTTCCACTTGTGCAGGCGACAGTCAGCATCTTCGAATTGGACACTCCCGCTTGAACGTGTCTCGTGCTAAAATCGCACGACTTTACACAGACGTTGTATGTCGAGATACACATCTTTGTGCCCTTGCACATCCGGAACCACGTAATGCTTGGTGATGATGGCTGCGTGAACTAAACAGAACCTCCTCTTTCACACAGTCTTAAACTCGCATCGTACAAAAGCACGCACATGTCCTTTTTCCTCCAAAGCGTTTGTTGATCGCTCGTAACCAAGCCGATGAGGTTGTCATAATACAGTCACCGCCGTGGCTTGTTTCTTCGGTTCTTCACTCTGGACCACTGTGATGCACTCATGGACTCATCCAAGAGACATCACCATATGTATTCGAGACTGTCCTAGTGGTCCTTGACCTTTAACCCTTGGCTTCCAGCTACTATTGACCCAGGTTCCAGTCTTCTTGCTGGTATGCTTGTGACTCATCAGAGTGAACCGTAGGATTCAGGCAGACGCCGCCCTTTTCTTTGAGTCAAGAACATTGATATCCACAACACTGTCAAGTGACATGGTACCGACGTCCAGCGCGATTGGTATTGCCATAAAGCTTGCCGAATCGCTCTTTCCGCTTCAACATCGATTCCGAGCTCGAGTTCGAGTTCGATTCCTATCTCCTTTTCCGAAGCCAAGCATCATTGACCACCATCGCCAAAGTTCTAGAGGTCAAGACTGGAAGAAATTCGGCAACAGAAGTCTGCGCATACTTACTTAATTTGCCATTCTATATCAATCCAGAACACTCAGCAGCCCTATCGttcagcaacagcaacagcaacagcaataTCAATGTCTACCGCCTCAGCCAAGACCAACGCCAACACGCCTGCTACCACCAACATCAACCCCGAGCAAGCCGTCGCTTTCGCAGCTCTCATACTGGCCGACGACAACCTTGCCATCACACCCGAGAAGCTCCAGGCCCTCCTCAAAGTCGCCGGTATCGAGAGCATCGAGCCTATCTGGACCACTCTCTTTGCAAACGCCCTCCAAAATAAGGACGTCAAGGATATCCTCACCACAGTCGCCACTTCCGGCCCTAAGGCCGGAGGTGACACCGCCCAACACATGCACTGCGATGGTGCACTGGGAGACGGTGATGCTGGAGACGACGAGATTGATATCTGTGTTGGACTGGACAGTGACGACGAAGCCATGTTCGGATGCAGTTTATTTGATTGAGATGGAGACGGAGGAAAGGAACGGTACTGCGGGAAGGGGGGAAGCACAGTGTGGAGGGGGTTCGAGAGTTTCGAGGCGTTGGATAGCTTGCAAAGTTATTAGGAGATCTTTCTTCCAAGTTTTGCTTTTTTGTTGTCCACAGTGTATGTGACGCTGTGCGAATGCGAGCATTGATGTGCAAGGGCAGCAAGGCGGACCATCTGTATCGCCGACAGAGGAGACTGGGAAGGCCGGGAGTGCGTACAAGCTTGATCATGCCTTCCCTTGAATGTTCATGAGGGGTACTGTGTCTGCTTAGAGTTCGGGCAGGTAACGCACTGTCCGCTTAGTTAGGGGACTGGAGGGCTATCGGACTAGCACAGCAAATGGAAAGAATACCATAGAGGGATGTCAATGTGCTGGATTGAGTCGAAGGACCTGAAACTATAAATATGAAAACCGAAACCATACTCGCTCACAAATTTACATATTGGTATCTTGCATCGAAATTTTGCCTCCCATAACTTTTTGTGTCACCTAGCTGTACCAGTTGTTGATGCTGTTCTTGAAGTCCACATACTGAGGACCAATCTTCTTCAGGTCACCCACACCCAAGTTCGCCGCATCGTTGATAAGCTCGTATTTCAGAATGTCAATGGCCTTCTCGACACCCTCAGCTCCGTAGACATTGCTGTACATGAATGGCCTGCCCAGACCGACAGCTTTGACGCCAAGAGCCAAAAGCTTGAGGACATCAGAACCATACCTCACGCCTCCGTCAGCGTAGACCTCAACCTGATTGAACAGATCAGGGTCCTCGCGGTTGATCTCGAGCGCGATCTCGAGAGACGAGGGTGAAGTGTCAAGTTGGCGTCCACCGTGGTTGGAGAGGAAGATAGCCTTGGCGCCGTTCTTGATCGCCTCCTGTGCGTCTTCGACAGTCTGGATACCCTTGGGAATGATGGGAAGGGAAGTCATTTCCGAGAACTGACGGTACAAGTCCCAGGTCAGCAGACTGAGGTTGATGTCCGCGGAGCCGACACCGTAGCGGGCTGCGCGGTGGCGAATGCCGTCACCTGGAGAGTCGACGGTGAGAATGATGGCCTTGGCCTTGGCCGTCTTCTCAATCTTGGTGAAGAGCGCTTGGGTCTCAGTCAGGTTGTTGGTGAGGTAAACCTGCTGGAAGAGAGGCTGGGTGGTGTTGGCGGCCTCAGCATAGATGGCATCAAAACTCTGGGAAGAGTAGAGCGATGGCATGTACAGGATATCACGAGCGGCAGCGCCCTTGACGAAGTTCAACTCTCCGTCAGGATGGGCGTAGCCGCCGCGAGCGCATGGGGAGATAAAGAAAGGCGCCGAGAAATTGTGACCCAGCAGGGTAGTAGGCAGCGAAGCGGCAACGTTGGTGATGTCGTTTAGGACGCGGGGTCGGAGACGGTGGCGTGTAAAGACCTCAAGATTGTTGCGGTACGACCACTCGCCAGCAGCACCGTTGCGGTAGTATGTGTATGAGGAGGTGTTCATGTACCTGCGGGCTGCCCATTCAAAGTCGGGAAGGCCAACAATGTTCTCGAGAGGCGCAAGCGTGCCATTGGGGACGATAGAGCCGAGCTGGTCCTCAATGCCTGTGTTAGGCTCGTTGAGAAAGGGTCGTGCAGCTAGCGCTACGGACGCAAAGGCGAGTGCTGAGACGCGCATGTTTGATGAGGTAGTGTGAAAGAGTGACTGAGGTGAGAAGAAACGAGAGTGAGAAGTGCCTGCTTGAGGAGCTCAAAAGCGCGGCCGCTCGTCTGTCTTAAAGAAATCGGATTTGTATGCTCCTTCCGGATGCGTCGAAAGGGAGAATTTCGTACCGTTCCGAGTGTGGGCTTTACCTTCACTGCAAGTGGGCCGATTTTAATCTCTCGCACCGTATAGGTGTCCAGGCACAGTCTTTTTATCATTTTTTCCAGTATCGCCAGGATCTAAGACTGCACTCTAGGCAGGTGTATGTTTGACCGATATTGGAGAACCGTTCCATCGGCCCGAACCGATTGCATGGTACTGTTGACAGCTGAGCCTCGGACACGGACTTGGGTTTGGAATAGGAAAGTCAATCTTATCTGATTGGCCGATTGGGATAATTGTTTCATGAATCCTGCAGCCTCGAAACCGGGGCAAGCCGAAACGTGAAAGGTATTTCATGCACGGGCGTTGATGCAGGGGTCTTCTGGTACACATCTACCCGTGTTAATCTCCTGGCAGCTTTCCGGTCTTGGCTTCATGCGTTTTGTATCCGGAGAACGTCATGATTGGGGTGTACTAAGGAAGTCCTGACTCGCTTTTGACATAGAAGCAATGTTGGCACTTCACACTCGAAACACCATTCAAGCCTCGTGCCTCAATCTCATCCCTACCAACGTCATGGTGCTGTTACCAAGCAGTGAATGAGTTCAGACTACCAGGTACCGTGGCACATTGGCTGTTGACCCACCTGTCGCACGTCAACCCGTTCGAGTGCGTTGTGCCCTTCGCTTTGTAAGAGGCTTCCGGAATAGTCCGATGATGTGTAccatgtccgtgcgcgtgacCGCCTTGACGCTTATATAGAGATAAGGTTCTACAGacacctataatagctattattacaagatcttatagtatagtagtaattaattactaatataAAACATGTACTACTTATATTTTACTAGAAGGGCTACATTGTAGTTATTAAGGGAAAATCTAAGCTTAGAAACCTATGTAAGCAGTGTATATAAAGAACTAAGATATCTATTAACGTATTTAACGGGTGAGTCggccacacaggcgagtcggccactctgccaagactacaccaacattctaccttataacgcgataacttaacaacaacataaacctacgcccttaaaagaggctgtaatacagcttgcgctctaggcacttaaacaagacgcaaaccttactatataacgcgctgcagccatatacaacgcgccttacagtaCACTACGCAATTAATACACAGAATaacctacataagctaattgtacgccaagttaacagaatatagattagactaaggaggatgtaattactaagtacattcttaagctagatacacaaggatttgccccttagctagctgctgtagctaatatagctaattctttgcgtactaagcgtaatataggctatgttagcataaactagcctaatatatttgttaagcgctactctaaccttaaagtaaagtttaattataagtataactacaagagagccctctgtaaggatctagagattatacaaggctagtttaggcttatagtaaatgttaaagctaagtatagcatctaggataataacacatacaactttaataagacaggctttataataggccagatatccacaggagcagttattacaggtttagagcgttaaggacagctaaaggcagtgcagcagggcaattaagagtagacaacggttatatagggcattaatagcataaggtaggctattctaccctttattatctttaaaggctgtaactacctctctgcctggtataaagaggacaacctgccctataactgggttattagagtctctaagaacagatagactactaacaagcttagtctagactagttaaagcactttaatgcctatacaaagacgcgcacctaaggagtacactagctgctccttattaatagctataagagccacaactcccttaacttctaacaatactgtaaggaagtaaacattattacactgtgtatgcctctacacttatcttacttcttataactactagatgtaggttattttgcccctctaaagaaggtatataggcacTAAGCTAAAAATCTTATAtacaactatattacttatattactaaaactaagttcctactatgctttatagacgcctataaggagacatttacttctagcaatatctaagaaggcttctaaggcgctagaatagtcccctttaacctagaacgggttataataggtcttaatgtccgcctacgtaccctaccgctacctactatagaagatgagccctagcagtcctaaaccctaagcactaccctgcaattagggtcgcaattaacgctagtttaagagaggatttaaaggcatgcaagcagcttactaactttaatagttaaggcctttaaaaagcttgctaaaggcgcagctatagtagcgcataagctagtattagcttaaagggagattactaggctttaagtagtaaataaggctgctacgcgacgtaaatcgtataaaagaaagcaattacagcaggagagagtcctaacagctaaggaaggcctttaattaactactctaactaagtttagggcgcgtagtaatagtaagaaggcaaggaAGCAAGTATATGTTAAAgaaggtaaggtaacctaaagacgctgtaaaaagtgctacaat
The Ascochyta rabiei chromosome 9, complete sequence DNA segment above includes these coding regions:
- a CDS encoding L-lactate dehydrogenase (cytochrome), with product MRVSALAFASVALAARPFLNEPNTGIEDQLGSIVPNGTLAPLENIVGLPDFEWAARRYMNTSSYTYYRNGAAGEWSYRNNLEVFTRHRLRPRVLNDITNVAASLPTTLLGHNFSAPFFISPCARGGYAHPDGELNFVKGAAARDILYMPSLYSSQSFDAIYAEAANTTQPLFQQVYLTNNLTETQALFTKIEKTAKAKAIILTVDSPGDGIRHRAARYGVGSADINLSLLTWDLYRQFSEMTSLPIIPKGIQTVEDAQEAIKNGAKAIFLSNHGGRQLDTSPSSLEIALEINREDPDLFNQVEVYADGGVRYGSDVLKLLALGVKAVGLGRPFMYSNVYGAEGVEKAIDILKYELINDAANLGVGDLKKIGPQYVDFKNSINNWYS
- a CDS encoding Phosphatidylserine decarboxylase; translation: MSTASAKTNANTPATTNINPEQAVAFAALILADDNLAITPEKLQALLKVAGIESIEPIWTTLFANALQNKDVKDILTTVATSGPKAGGDTAQHMHCDGALGDGDAGDDEIDICVGLDSDDEAMFGCSLFD